A genomic window from Silene latifolia isolate original U9 population chromosome 11, ASM4854445v1, whole genome shotgun sequence includes:
- the LOC141612737 gene encoding delta(24)-sterol reductase-like isoform X2, giving the protein MAAGWNAKVIVETWSQGGLIPTSIDKERMAEKDSLAQSQDTVAAYEIVLGDGRVVRATKDNEYSDLFYAIPWSQGTLGLLVSAEIKLIHIKEYMRLTYKPVKGSLKQVAQGYADSFTVPQRE; this is encoded by the exons ATGGCTGCTGGTTGGAATGCAAAAGTAATAGTAGAAACATGGTCACAAGGTGGCCTCATTCCCACTAGCATTGACAAAGAAAGAATGGCTGAGAAAGATTCATTGGCACAGTCACAAG ACACAGTTGCAGCATATGAGATAGTTTTGGGGGATGGACGTGTTGTGAGAGCTACCAAGGATAACGAGTACTCTGACCTCTTCTACGCTATTCCGTGGTCTCAAGGTACTCTGGGATTGCTTGTTTCAGCTGAAATTAAGCTTATTCATATAAAGGAATACATGAGGTTGACATATAAGCCAGTAAAAGGAAGCTTGAAACAAGTTGCACAAGGCTATGCGGATTCCTTTACAGTTCCTCAGAGGGAGTGA
- the LOC141612737 gene encoding delta(24)-sterol reductase-like isoform X1, with product MAAGWNAKVIVETWSQGGLIPTSIDKERMAEKDSLAQSQGGLINGYGIEGISHIYGMFADTVAAYEIVLGDGRVVRATKDNEYSDLFYAIPWSQGTLGLLVSAEIKLIHIKEYMRLTYKPVKGSLKQVAQGYADSFTVPQRE from the exons ATGGCTGCTGGTTGGAATGCAAAAGTAATAGTAGAAACATGGTCACAAGGTGGCCTCATTCCCACTAGCATTGACAAAGAAAGAATGGCTGAGAAAGATTCATTGGCACAGTCACAAG GTGGTCTTATTAACGGCTATGGAATCGAAGGAATCTCCCATATTTATGGTATGTTTGCAGACACAGTTGCAGCATATGAGATAGTTTTGGGGGATGGACGTGTTGTGAGAGCTACCAAGGATAACGAGTACTCTGACCTCTTCTACGCTATTCCGTGGTCTCAAGGTACTCTGGGATTGCTTGTTTCAGCTGAAATTAAGCTTATTCATATAAAGGAATACATGAGGTTGACATATAAGCCAGTAAAAGGAAGCTTGAAACAAGTTGCACAAGGCTATGCGGATTCCTTTACAGTTCCTCAGAGGGAGTGA